The Flammeovirga agarivorans genome has a window encoding:
- a CDS encoding response regulator transcription factor, translating to MNKVIKNIIAILIIILSFKSNGFSNTIGHISGKLILDDTWDRKVYVSYLKTFEKENAVSNDIIITSATIDSLGNFKIDLDKIPTQWSFFRLHIVKKGVSPNSLVIGSMDENFLLLIAKRDSEIKVFNKGGRPIFGEISIEGADYMKTFDYIKKLSNYPNSIDYDQSIIEKEFIKEVVSEKLKVIADSCKHPLVSLYAIYQTDFQKDYFVNPIFYEDYLSKWENENSSYFNSFRQKFPNNEYGYTTIGSKKHLIFLVSAVCFLLVGGLIYSKCKNHNIKQLSIQERKIFDLLRNGLSNKEISAECNIELTTVKSHISSIYSKLKIKSRKEAMDFKV from the coding sequence ATGAATAAAGTAATAAAAAATATAATTGCTATTCTCATTATCATCTTGTCTTTTAAAAGCAATGGATTTTCAAATACTATTGGTCATATTTCTGGCAAATTGATATTAGATGACACTTGGGATAGAAAAGTATATGTGTCATATCTCAAAACATTTGAAAAAGAAAATGCTGTTTCGAATGATATAATAATTACAAGTGCTACAATTGATAGTCTCGGTAATTTTAAGATTGATTTAGATAAGATACCAACTCAATGGTCCTTTTTTCGATTGCATATCGTTAAAAAAGGAGTTTCTCCCAACTCGCTTGTTATTGGTAGTATGGACGAAAACTTTTTACTCTTAATCGCTAAACGTGATTCTGAAATAAAAGTGTTCAATAAAGGAGGCAGACCAATATTCGGAGAGATAAGCATTGAAGGAGCTGATTACATGAAGACTTTTGACTACATTAAGAAACTATCTAATTACCCCAATTCAATTGACTATGACCAATCAATAATTGAAAAGGAATTTATTAAAGAGGTAGTCTCGGAAAAGCTAAAAGTAATTGCGGATAGTTGCAAGCATCCATTGGTTTCTCTTTATGCCATCTATCAAACTGATTTTCAAAAAGACTATTTCGTTAATCCTATATTCTACGAGGACTATTTGTCAAAATGGGAAAATGAGAACAGTTCATATTTTAATTCTTTTCGACAAAAATTTCCTAATAATGAGTATGGTTATACTACTATAGGTAGTAAAAAACACCTTATCTTTTTAGTCAGTGCTGTTTGTTTTCTGTTGGTAGGCGGGTTAATATATTCTAAATGTAAAAATCATAATATTAAACAGCTAAGTATTCAAGAACGTAAAATATTTGACTTATTAAGAAATGGACTGAGCAATAAAGAAATATCAGCTGAATGTAATATTGAATTAACTACCGTAAAGTCACACATAAGCAGTATTTACTCCAAACTAAAAATAAAATCTCGAAAAGAAGCGATGGATTTTAAAGTGTAA
- a CDS encoding cadherin domain-containing protein, producing MDTTITTFRTLQHTIFTLLLFMASVGTEAALLATAIDITANEPNVDYYLFGRDQNGDTLDDSDFISEGTHTDRFAGKFSNTDASDWITLQNNSGTFLFNGSNGVNKQSWMGATLNFDILLDQSYNNTYVPKIIIICMNNGVEKKYIIDISDQVDLNLNTWQNIAISFTQEKETSPTTNSEGVITGGEYQNTFANNIAQNAQRFKAIRFTTYYAGSVTQAKFKLRDMHVKGTFEWETQNTSFVHKNENNKNATMIYRYSKKARWSDTDKIPAFIFLHGNGGGDNALGSDAQWSLYERPIAATKHSSYIFEPKSGNSGGSLSDHQINEFLDHIISNYNVDPDRIYLGGFSAGGIVTSRFLTTDGANRLAAAYFINGAMLQSLKNYQKMDWSRVTNLSTWIINNLDDPTVPHNKTSNREGSTSRLNNVLVANGANNVLRLHESGAHSIKIPRNFSPSFLEFIYSARRGGTPINTAPSISDATFNINENSAVSSVVGTVSASDPESDVLTFSIVSGNSLGAFQINATSGKITVADNTPLDFETNPSFKLTIQVSDGEFTDEASIIINLNDIDENTAPSISDTTFSINENSAVSSVVGTVSASDPEEDDLTFSIVSGNGLGAFQINSNTGEISVNDNFILDFETNPSFQLTVQVSDGKLSNEASITINLNDIDENTSPSISDATFIIDENSDVSTVVCTVSTFDNEGDDLTFSIVSGNDLGAFKIDSNTGEISVNDNSILDFETNPSFQLTIQVNDGEFSDKATITIHLNDVDDTNIVLGLYDDIGNVISVYPNPTYDFVNVDWSDFEYAVVYNLQGKEIITSQLRTLDLRSLNPDVYLVNVFGKNSKRISLRVLKK from the coding sequence ATGGATACTACTATTACAACTTTTCGTACTCTTCAACATACGATCTTCACTCTTTTACTATTTATGGCCTCAGTTGGAACAGAAGCAGCATTATTGGCTACAGCAATAGATATCACTGCCAACGAGCCTAATGTAGACTATTATCTCTTCGGTAGAGATCAAAATGGCGATACTCTAGACGACTCAGACTTCATTAGTGAAGGTACTCATACTGATCGATTTGCTGGAAAGTTTTCCAATACCGACGCCTCAGATTGGATTACACTTCAAAACAACTCAGGTACTTTCTTATTCAATGGCAGTAATGGTGTAAATAAACAATCTTGGATGGGTGCTACCTTAAATTTTGATATACTATTGGATCAGAGTTACAATAACACCTATGTACCCAAAATCATCATCATCTGTATGAATAACGGTGTTGAGAAAAAATATATCATCGATATTAGTGATCAGGTGGATTTGAATCTGAATACCTGGCAAAATATAGCAATCAGTTTTACTCAGGAAAAAGAAACCTCTCCTACTACCAATAGTGAAGGCGTGATTACAGGAGGAGAATACCAAAATACATTTGCAAACAACATAGCACAGAATGCCCAGCGCTTTAAAGCGATTAGATTTACCACTTATTATGCAGGTTCTGTTACTCAGGCAAAATTTAAGCTTAGGGACATGCATGTAAAGGGTACTTTTGAGTGGGAAACGCAAAACACTTCTTTTGTGCATAAAAATGAGAACAACAAGAATGCTACGATGATTTATCGTTACTCTAAAAAAGCAAGATGGTCTGACACCGATAAAATTCCCGCATTTATATTTCTACATGGTAATGGTGGAGGAGACAATGCGTTAGGAAGTGATGCACAATGGTCTTTGTACGAGCGTCCTATTGCGGCAACTAAGCATTCGTCATATATATTTGAGCCTAAAAGTGGTAATAGTGGAGGTAGTTTATCAGATCATCAGATCAATGAATTTTTAGATCATATTATTTCCAATTACAATGTAGATCCTGATCGAATTTATTTAGGAGGTTTCAGTGCCGGTGGAATAGTAACTTCTCGTTTCTTAACCACTGATGGAGCAAATCGATTAGCTGCAGCCTATTTTATCAACGGGGCCATGTTGCAATCATTGAAGAACTACCAAAAAATGGATTGGAGTCGAGTGACTAATTTATCCACTTGGATTATTAATAACTTAGATGACCCAACAGTACCACATAATAAGACTAGCAATAGAGAAGGTTCTACATCTCGTCTTAACAATGTACTAGTAGCTAATGGTGCTAATAATGTACTTAGACTTCATGAATCGGGTGCACATTCTATTAAAATTCCAAGAAACTTCTCACCTAGCTTTTTGGAGTTTATTTATTCAGCTAGAAGAGGTGGTACTCCAATCAACACTGCCCCATCAATATCCGATGCTACATTTAACATTAATGAGAATTCGGCAGTTTCTTCAGTTGTTGGGACAGTTTCAGCTTCAGATCCCGAAAGTGATGTTCTTACCTTTTCAATAGTTTCAGGCAATAGTCTAGGTGCATTCCAAATCAATGCAACTTCAGGTAAAATAACGGTAGCTGATAACACACCTCTAGATTTTGAAACCAATCCTTCATTCAAACTTACCATTCAAGTAAGTGATGGGGAGTTTACTGATGAGGCTTCTATTATTATCAATTTAAATGATATTGATGAGAACACTGCCCCATCAATATCCGATACTACATTTAGCATTAATGAGAATTCGGCAGTTTCTTCAGTTGTTGGGACAGTTTCAGCTTCAGATCCCGAAGAAGATGATCTTACCTTTTCAATAGTATCAGGCAATGGGCTAGGTGCATTCCAAATCAATTCAAACACTGGTGAAATTTCTGTAAATGATAACTTTATTCTTGATTTTGAAACTAATCCATCTTTCCAACTTACCGTTCAAGTAAGTGATGGTAAGCTTTCAAATGAGGCTTCTATTACTATCAATTTGAATGATATTGATGAGAACACTTCTCCATCAATATCCGACGCTACATTTATTATTGATGAAAATTCAGATGTCTCGACAGTTGTTTGTACTGTTTCCACTTTTGACAATGAAGGTGATGACCTTACCTTTTCTATTGTTTCAGGAAATGACCTAGGAGCTTTCAAAATTGATTCAAACACTGGTGAAATTTCTGTAAATGATAACTCCATTCTTGATTTTGAAACCAATCCATCTTTCCAACTTACCATTCAAGTTAATGATGGGGAGTTTTCTGATAAAGCTACTATAACTATCCACTTGAATGATGTGGACGACACTAATATCGTATTAGGACTATATGATGATATCGGTAACGTTATATCAGTATATCCGAACCCCACTTATGACTTTGTTAATGTAGATTGGAGTGATTTCGAATATGCAGTAGTTTATAACCTTCAAGGCAAGGAAATTATTACGTCTCAACTAAGAACACTTGATTTACGAAGTTTGAATCCAGATGTCTATTTAGTCAATGTATTTGGAAAAAATAGTAAGCGTATTAGCCTTAGAGTTCTTAAAAAATAA
- a CDS encoding alpha/beta hydrolase: MKTFHLILLLIIPFYCFSQNQVTDLTFGKKIVMKSELLSDSVECWVRIPERLNQAKKDSVSLLVLLDGDEYFKIASDVAELYEWSDKMPLTVIVGLPSTVKSRYKYYTPTNIKNLSSEEDSILYSSTGNFGLFEASLSKEIIPQLENYLQVKFTEKTLFGHSNGGLGAMSFYISENQIFDKYIVASPAILWDNYFIQKNISSKLRNEALYLTLSNNGWDYSLESYDTLIGILEKTNKHFKFKLNEEESHSTNGLRTLLDGLIYVNNKNKKIQ, from the coding sequence ATGAAAACTTTCCATCTAATCTTATTACTAATCATTCCTTTTTACTGTTTCTCCCAAAATCAAGTAACAGATCTTACTTTCGGTAAGAAAATAGTGATGAAATCTGAACTTCTATCAGATTCGGTAGAATGTTGGGTTCGTATACCAGAACGATTAAATCAAGCAAAAAAAGATTCTGTCTCCTTACTAGTGTTGCTAGACGGAGATGAATATTTTAAAATAGCATCTGACGTTGCAGAACTTTATGAATGGTCAGATAAAATGCCTTTAACTGTGATAGTTGGATTACCAAGTACAGTAAAAAGCCGATATAAATATTATACACCTACAAACATAAAGAACTTGAGCAGTGAGGAGGATAGTATTTTATACTCATCAACAGGTAACTTTGGTCTTTTTGAGGCCTCATTATCCAAAGAAATAATCCCTCAATTGGAAAATTATCTTCAAGTTAAGTTTACCGAAAAAACATTATTTGGTCATTCTAATGGAGGATTGGGAGCGATGTCATTCTATATTTCAGAAAATCAAATTTTTGATAAATATATAGTAGCAAGCCCAGCAATTCTTTGGGATAATTATTTCATCCAAAAAAACATCTCGTCTAAACTGAGAAATGAAGCTCTCTATTTAACGCTAAGTAATAATGGATGGGACTACTCATTAGAATCATACGACACCCTAATTGGAATTTTAGAGAAGACAAATAAACACTTTAAGTTTAAATTGAATGAAGAAGAAAGTCATTCGACTAACGGCTTACGTACTTTGTTGGATGGTTTAATTTATGTCAATAATAAAAACAAAAAAATACAGTAA
- a CDS encoding carboxypeptidase-like regulatory domain-containing protein produces MKTKFLKIDTPCKENWDNMSLNEKGRFCEICSKTLIDFTQKNGSQIIKEINNNENLCVRLTSEQERIPFVEIKKNNENKLPYSNVAVGLMIVTSLSFNQTSEATNVPLQADLEQTSNNDLCTDKSINTSTLKRSTLFSGQITSENGEVVENAKITFITINQIFSTYTLKDGTFSIKIPKELIDDENVVRVSYDQIINHKTDNKKFVGYETTDYVLTKHEISSEYDIKATRIRHIIGKVRVMKDDETPVVLSDGKEMNYNEFMDAKFARNNTTINLENKVIYFFKSESAVALYGEKAKYGLYILMNKE; encoded by the coding sequence ATGAAAACAAAGTTTTTAAAAATAGATACACCCTGCAAAGAAAATTGGGACAATATGAGTCTGAATGAAAAGGGACGCTTTTGTGAAATCTGTTCAAAAACACTAATTGACTTCACACAAAAAAATGGCTCACAAATCATTAAAGAAATCAATAATAATGAGAATTTATGTGTTAGATTAACAAGTGAGCAAGAGAGGATACCGTTTGTAGAAATTAAAAAAAATAATGAAAATAAATTACCCTATTCGAATGTAGCAGTAGGATTAATGATCGTCACATCATTATCCTTCAATCAAACTTCAGAGGCCACAAACGTACCATTACAAGCTGATCTTGAACAAACTTCTAACAATGATCTATGTACTGATAAAAGTATCAATACTTCTACACTTAAAAGGTCTACTTTATTTAGTGGTCAAATTACTTCAGAAAATGGAGAAGTGGTAGAAAATGCAAAGATCACATTTATCACAATCAATCAGATATTTTCAACTTACACTCTAAAGGATGGTACTTTTTCAATTAAAATTCCAAAGGAGTTAATCGATGACGAAAATGTTGTGAGAGTTTCTTATGATCAAATAATAAATCATAAGACAGATAATAAAAAATTTGTTGGTTATGAGACCACTGATTACGTATTAACAAAACATGAAATATCTTCTGAATACGACATTAAAGCGACGCGCATTAGACATATAATCGGCAAAGTTCGTGTAATGAAAGATGATGAAACTCCTGTAGTATTAAGCGATGGTAAGGAAATGAACTACAATGAATTTATGGATGCTAAATTTGCAAGGAATAACACTACTATAAATTTAGAAAACAAGGTGATTTACTTCTTTAAATCTGAATCTGCCGTTGCTTTATATGGAGAAAAGGCAAAATATGGATTATATATTTTAATGAATAAAGAATAG
- a CDS encoding helix-turn-helix domain-containing protein, with protein MENRETVGFTLSLLLLLISISVSPLFPEEKTTTLSTLLCMILVACATFLDTLGLQKHSIPDKFKKIHIGISIGLAVVVIVSKLLGNMLYTQWAVIVFLIITIVVSMLITRQTKPIQQFQHLEKSNRVFALTFLILTPIYLIFHYAFENEYQHFQIGFLLYIAFTALAIRKIYDDMQRLSLINNDIAPNKQQFKNYALTKREQEIASLLQKGVTYQKIADQLFISLPTVKTHASNIYKKCGVKTRNELSNLLIR; from the coding sequence ATGGAAAATAGAGAGACAGTTGGGTTTACACTCTCGCTACTCCTACTATTAATTTCCATTAGTGTTTCTCCATTATTTCCAGAAGAGAAAACCACTACACTTTCTACTTTACTGTGTATGATTTTGGTTGCCTGTGCGACTTTTCTGGATACTTTGGGTCTCCAAAAACATTCTATCCCAGACAAATTCAAAAAGATACATATTGGGATATCAATCGGATTGGCTGTAGTTGTGATCGTATCGAAACTATTGGGTAATATGCTTTATACACAATGGGCTGTAATTGTCTTTTTAATTATAACGATAGTGGTATCAATGCTTATCACAAGGCAGACCAAACCAATCCAACAATTTCAGCATTTGGAGAAATCAAACCGGGTTTTTGCACTCACTTTTCTAATACTAACTCCTATTTATCTGATTTTCCATTATGCCTTCGAAAACGAGTATCAGCATTTTCAGATAGGGTTTCTATTGTACATTGCATTTACAGCTTTAGCAATTCGAAAGATTTATGATGATATGCAAAGGTTGTCTCTTATCAATAACGATATCGCACCCAACAAACAGCAGTTCAAGAACTATGCACTTACGAAGCGGGAACAAGAAATCGCCTCTTTACTTCAAAAAGGGGTGACTTATCAGAAGATCGCTGATCAACTTTTCATTTCATTACCCACAGTAAAAACCCATGCGAGTAACATCTACAAAAAGTGTGGTGTGAAAACTCGAAATGAATTATCCAATTTACTTATTAGGTAA
- a CDS encoding TetR/AcrR family transcriptional regulator, producing the protein MSKKENILSSALELLTENGIHNTPMSEIARVAGTGMGTIYNYFPTKEILINEVYISIKAQEISIFTDFDKQQPIRTQFEMYFRSAISFFINNPMYFKFIEQLQASPVITDESRKFGRKSIAPVVELIHNGQKQRIIKDIPIDEILTFIAGAILSYLRWYFNQTEKKDSLLKNQMNLLWDAIKE; encoded by the coding sequence GTGAGTAAAAAAGAAAACATATTATCATCTGCCCTTGAACTTCTCACCGAAAATGGAATTCATAATACTCCTATGTCTGAAATTGCAAGAGTAGCCGGTACTGGAATGGGAACTATTTATAACTATTTTCCTACCAAAGAAATTCTAATCAATGAGGTATATATTAGTATAAAAGCCCAAGAAATATCAATCTTCACCGATTTTGATAAACAGCAACCGATTCGAACTCAATTTGAAATGTATTTTAGGTCTGCTATTTCTTTTTTTATCAACAACCCCATGTATTTCAAGTTTATAGAACAATTACAGGCATCACCTGTTATAACAGATGAAAGTAGAAAGTTTGGTAGAAAATCTATTGCTCCTGTCGTTGAACTTATACATAATGGCCAAAAACAAAGAATTATAAAAGACATTCCTATTGATGAGATCTTGACATTTATAGCTGGTGCAATATTATCTTATCTGAGATGGTATTTCAATCAAACAGAAAAGAAAGATTCTTTACTAAAAAATCAAATGAATCTCCTATGGGATGCGATTAAAGAATAA
- a CDS encoding SDR family oxidoreductase — MKKNVLITGTSTGVGFDSAILFAQNGYKVYASMRNLKKADALKEKAESDHLDIHIIQLDVTDAQSISTAVQTIIDEDGKIDVLVNNAGAGFAKTTEDATEQEIKWVTDVNYHGVVFCTQAVLPYMRKQKSGQIISITSVGGLVGQPFNELYCGAKFAVEGYMEGLATYVSDAFNIKITCVEPGGIKTEFMNSAVSKTAVDGALASGEYLPIFQAYMAGIQKRAKEGEAQTYQTGTEVAEVLLDISKNENPPLRIRTSEWAEAFCRLKTQADPDGTKLVQQIRSSFL, encoded by the coding sequence ATGAAAAAAAACGTACTCATCACAGGTACATCAACAGGAGTAGGCTTTGATAGTGCTATTTTATTTGCACAAAATGGCTACAAAGTGTACGCTTCTATGCGTAACCTCAAAAAAGCAGATGCTTTAAAAGAAAAGGCAGAAAGTGATCACCTCGACATTCACATTATCCAGTTGGATGTAACAGATGCACAATCTATAAGCACAGCGGTACAAACAATCATCGACGAAGATGGAAAAATTGATGTATTAGTTAACAATGCTGGGGCAGGATTTGCCAAAACAACCGAAGATGCAACGGAACAAGAAATAAAGTGGGTCACAGATGTAAATTACCATGGTGTAGTTTTTTGTACACAGGCTGTTTTACCTTATATGCGAAAACAAAAATCAGGACAGATTATAAGTATTACTTCTGTTGGAGGCTTAGTTGGGCAACCCTTTAACGAATTATATTGCGGAGCCAAGTTCGCTGTAGAAGGGTATATGGAAGGTTTAGCCACTTATGTTTCGGATGCATTTAATATTAAAATCACTTGTGTGGAACCCGGTGGTATAAAAACTGAATTTATGAACTCAGCTGTAAGTAAAACTGCAGTCGATGGAGCCTTAGCGTCAGGAGAATATTTACCTATTTTTCAGGCCTATATGGCGGGAATACAAAAAAGAGCAAAGGAAGGGGAAGCACAAACTTACCAAACAGGAACTGAAGTCGCAGAAGTACTACTTGATATTTCGAAAAACGAGAACCCACCATTAAGGATCAGAACCTCAGAATGGGCAGAGGCGTTTTGTCGATTAAAGACACAAGCAGATCCTGATGGAACAAAATTAGTGCAACAAATAAGAAGTAGTTTTCTGTAG
- a CDS encoding helix-turn-helix domain-containing protein translates to MIPTISDIQDLYNTTEFDRHPISVDFDIVTHQETYPSTKKMVPAHRRDFFSVIFLENQEEGEMLINQDKHAHLNDILFFQSPQHVFSFVRGDSMKGFLLFFKAEFLLPFINEVISEYSFFRNNENNLFHLNENEKREFINLFRAIQTDKQNPNVAKALVVALLEKVKVIQQKHQTKEKTISSETRLVNQFKRLVNNSFIEEKSVEFYAQQLNLTANYLNNRIKAHTGKTAKEHIAERILLEAKNMLMYTDLDVAEISFQLNFSENSYFGKFFKKHTGLTPKAFRQNH, encoded by the coding sequence ATGATTCCAACAATATCAGACATACAAGACTTGTACAACACAACAGAGTTTGACCGTCATCCCATTTCTGTTGATTTCGATATTGTTACTCATCAAGAAACCTATCCAAGTACAAAGAAAATGGTTCCTGCTCATCGAAGAGATTTCTTTTCGGTGATCTTTCTTGAAAATCAAGAGGAAGGAGAAATGTTAATCAATCAAGACAAACATGCCCATTTAAACGATATACTTTTCTTTCAAAGCCCCCAACATGTTTTTAGCTTCGTTCGAGGTGATTCAATGAAAGGTTTTTTGCTTTTCTTTAAAGCCGAGTTCCTATTACCTTTTATCAATGAGGTAATCTCTGAATACTCTTTCTTCCGAAATAATGAAAACAATTTATTTCACCTCAATGAAAATGAAAAAAGGGAATTTATAAATTTGTTTAGAGCCATTCAGACGGACAAACAGAACCCCAATGTGGCGAAAGCATTAGTAGTAGCTCTACTTGAAAAAGTAAAGGTAATTCAACAAAAACACCAAACTAAAGAGAAAACCATTTCATCAGAAACTCGATTAGTGAACCAATTCAAAAGACTGGTAAATAACAGTTTTATCGAAGAAAAATCTGTTGAATTTTATGCCCAACAATTAAACCTAACGGCCAATTATCTCAATAACAGAATTAAAGCCCATACAGGTAAAACAGCAAAAGAACATATTGCTGAGAGAATCCTATTAGAAGCAAAAAACATGTTAATGTATACTGACCTAGATGTGGCAGAAATAAGCTTTCAATTAAACTTCTCTGAAAATTCCTATTTTGGTAAATTCTTTAAAAAACATACAGGATTAACACCAAAGGCATTTCGTCAAAATCACTAA
- a CDS encoding quinone oxidoreductase family protein: MKAIQITKNGGAEVLEYKEVQLPIPQKGQVLIKVHAAPVNFIDTVLREGNMPPGMMPELPFIPGVEGTGIVEDPNGTHLNKGDKVAFLGVIGSSVYAEYALVDAHKLVVLDKEANLQEAAVLPVNYFTAYHMLKNVAKVEEGKTALIYAASGGVGTALIQIAKIFNIKVVALERRDEKVENALNLGADYAFNTSYENWMTQVKEAVGENSINYVFNPVAGDSIKNDLELLAPLGHIVIFGFLAGLGKFNLMEEAVKNFSKAPTISFSEIYATYYNNYPLVESAMKELYQWLNEGKIKPIYETMPLTEAKAAHKRLEKGLVRGKLLLINE; encoded by the coding sequence ATGAAAGCAATTCAAATCACAAAAAACGGGGGAGCTGAAGTATTAGAGTATAAAGAAGTACAGTTACCGATACCTCAAAAGGGACAAGTTTTAATAAAAGTACATGCAGCACCTGTTAATTTTATTGATACAGTTTTACGCGAGGGAAATATGCCTCCTGGTATGATGCCAGAGCTACCCTTTATCCCCGGTGTTGAAGGCACTGGTATTGTTGAAGACCCCAACGGCACTCATTTAAATAAAGGTGATAAGGTAGCATTTCTTGGCGTAATTGGATCTTCAGTTTATGCTGAATATGCGCTGGTAGATGCTCATAAACTAGTAGTGTTAGACAAGGAAGCAAATTTACAAGAAGCGGCAGTTTTACCTGTCAATTATTTTACAGCTTACCATATGCTTAAAAATGTAGCTAAAGTAGAAGAAGGTAAAACGGCACTCATTTATGCTGCATCGGGAGGTGTTGGAACAGCTTTAATTCAAATAGCCAAAATATTCAATATCAAGGTTGTAGCATTAGAACGTAGAGATGAAAAAGTAGAAAATGCATTAAACCTAGGAGCTGATTATGCTTTTAATACTTCTTATGAAAATTGGATGACACAAGTGAAAGAAGCTGTTGGAGAAAATAGTATAAACTATGTCTTTAATCCAGTTGCTGGTGATAGCATCAAAAATGATTTAGAACTTTTAGCACCACTTGGACATATCGTAATATTTGGATTTTTAGCAGGTTTAGGAAAGTTCAATTTAATGGAAGAAGCCGTTAAGAATTTCAGCAAGGCTCCTACTATTTCATTCTCAGAAATTTATGCCACTTATTACAATAATTACCCTTTAGTTGAAAGTGCTATGAAAGAATTGTATCAATGGCTGAACGAAGGAAAGATCAAACCGATTTATGAAACTATGCCATTGACAGAAGCCAAAGCTGCTCATAAAAGATTAGAAAAAGGGTTAGTTCGAGGTAAGCTACTATTAATCAACGAATAA
- a CDS encoding L,D-transpeptidase family protein codes for MTRKLLSILLIITLSSFQTDSFKNSQLKYSRVRQAYKDKENSMLTLLQDKQIDIDKLKIYLRAFKNEEQMELWGKNDSDTEYSLIKTYEVCNTSGNLGPKRQQGDLQIPEGFYHIDRFNPYSSYYLSLGINYPNKSDRILGVKGQLGGDIFIHGACVTIGCLPITDDQIKELYIFCTEARNNGQTKIPITIFPSKLSEDEFKRLSETYKTDTDKIALWTDLKRGYEIFNQKKEPPSIGFLASGRHRVN; via the coding sequence ATGACAAGGAAACTTCTATCGATACTATTAATAATTACTCTTAGCTCTTTTCAGACTGATTCATTTAAAAATAGTCAGCTTAAGTATTCGAGAGTTCGACAAGCATATAAGGATAAAGAAAATAGCATGCTTACACTGCTTCAAGATAAGCAGATTGATATAGATAAGTTGAAAATTTATCTTCGTGCCTTTAAAAATGAAGAGCAGATGGAGTTGTGGGGTAAAAATGATTCTGATACAGAATACTCCTTGATTAAAACATATGAAGTATGTAACACCTCTGGGAATTTAGGACCTAAACGTCAACAAGGTGATTTACAAATTCCAGAAGGGTTCTACCATATAGACAGATTCAATCCATACAGCAGCTATTACTTATCACTGGGAATTAATTACCCCAATAAATCTGACAGAATATTAGGTGTAAAGGGCCAACTTGGTGGAGACATATTTATTCATGGAGCATGTGTAACAATAGGATGCTTACCAATTACTGATGACCAAATAAAAGAATTATATATATTCTGCACTGAGGCTAGAAATAACGGACAAACTAAAATACCAATCACAATTTTTCCTTCAAAATTATCTGAGGACGAATTCAAACGCCTATCTGAAACATATAAGACAGATACTGATAAAATTGCATTATGGACTGATCTTAAAAGAGGTTACGAAATATTTAATCAGAAAAAGGAACCTCCATCAATTGGTTTTTTAGCATCAGGAAGGCATCGAGTAAATTAA